Part of the Sphingobium sp. TKS genome is shown below.
CCTCCTGCGCGAGCGACCCGAAGGTCGCCAAATTCTGGGGCAAAGCTTTCTAAGGTGGAGGAATGGCCAAAGTTGGTCTTTCCGGACATTTTCGAAGTTCGTCATCCCCGCGAAGGCGGGGATCCATCTCCTGGCCTAACCGCTTGATGCAACGCTAGGAGATGGATTCCCGCCTTCGCGGGAATCACAAAACAGGAAGCGTCCACTCTCCACCCCTATCCGCCATTCGGGACGATCAGATATTTCTCTCCGGTGCGGCGGGCGTTGTAGGTCAGGACCGCGTCCCGGCTGAGCGCTTGCCTGAGGGAGATACGGGCCTTGTAATGGCTGGCGAAGGTGGTGGTGAGGCCGTCGCGGACGCGCTGGCGCAAACGTTCGACCGTTTCGGCGTCGTTCTTTTGCAGGAAGGGGAAGAGCAGCCAGCCGCCGACATTCCACATAAAGCCGAAGCTGCGCGTCAGGACGGTCGGAGACAGGTCCAGCGCGCCGTAGATATAGGCCTGTTTGAGACTGTTCGAGCCATAGCGGCTATAGGGCACATCCTTGACCTGCACCTGCTCCATGGCATGCAGGATCTTGCTGACCAGATTGCCGCCGCCGATCGCGTCGAAGGCAATGGTCGCGCCGGTGGCGGCGATCGCGGTCCGAAGCTGGGCGGGGAAGTCGTCCTTCGAACTGTCGAGCACATGTTCCGCGCCCAGATCCTTCAGAATCGCCACCTGCGCTTCGTTGCGGACGATATTTACCAGCGGAATGCCGTCCTCCTGGCAAATGCGCACCAGCATCTGGCCGAGATTGGAGGCGGCGGCGGTGTGAACGATCGCCCTGTGCCCTTCTCGTTTCATGGTTTCGACGAAGCCAAGCGCAGTCAGCGGGTTGACGAAGGCCGAAGCCCCCTGCTCCGCTGTCACATCGTCGGGCAGGACCATGCAGCCGCCAGCGCCCAAGAGGCGATATTCCGCGAACATGCCGCCCCCGATCAGCGCCACCCTCTTGCCGAGGAGCGCCTGGGCCTGCGGCGCGTCACCTGCCGCGATGACGGTGCCGGCGCCTTCATTGCCGATCGCCATGGGCTGGCCGACTCGCCCGGCCAGCGCGCGGCGGGCGGAATCTGGCATCCGGGCGACAATGCGGCCTTCCTCATAATCGGCATGTTCCACATCGGCGGAGGCGAACAGCAGGCCAAGATCGGAGGGGTTGATCGGTGCCGCTTCCACCCGG
Proteins encoded:
- a CDS encoding zinc-binding dehydrogenase, encoding MSDTLGLKLLSTLQEDGRLVVELAEEALPAPNGDEVLVRVEAAPINPSDLGLLFASADVEHADYEEGRIVARMPDSARRALAGRVGQPMAIGNEGAGTVIAAGDAPQAQALLGKRVALIGGGMFAEYRLLGAGGCMVLPDDVTAEQGASAFVNPLTALGFVETMKREGHRAIVHTAAASNLGQMLVRICQEDGIPLVNIVRNEAQVAILKDLGAEHVLDSSKDDFPAQLRTAIAATGATIAFDAIGGGNLVSKILHAMEQVQVKDVPYSRYGSNSLKQAYIYGALDLSPTVLTRSFGFMWNVGGWLLFPFLQKNDAETVERLRQRVRDGLTTTFASHYKARISLRQALSRDAVLTYNARRTGEKYLIVPNGG